The Penaeus vannamei isolate JL-2024 chromosome 2, ASM4276789v1, whole genome shotgun sequence region GAGAGATCAACACATTTTGATGAGATTGAAGATTCATTCTTTGTTATGGAAAAAGGCAAGAACACATACACCATGACTTGCCTAGTTCTTACATAATTTACACAATATACTAGTTACACCCCTGTAGCAAGATATATAGACCTTCATAGTCTTTTGTTTTTGTACAAGGGGTTTTTGGTGGAGGCTTGTTGACCTTTGCTGGAATGCAAAGTGTGGAGGTTGTGATGGCCACAGGACAATGTATTGCTGTTATGTAGGCCATCCCTTACAAACCAAGGCAGATTTTCCTCTTCTTGTAAATGGAAACTCAGATACCATATCTGTAAAAGAAGTAATATTTAGTAATGTAAGTCAGTGAGAGATTAGGGTTTACTGAAgcagatattttttatttttgagagTAAGAGAACTTTGTGCCATAGATATAAAAATTTTCTATGTAGactatatttctttaaaatatacTACCCTATGTATATGTCAGAAAGAGTTTTTCTTTTAAGCAGCCAATGATCACAATAAATGGTGATGGAAATCTACAGAAACAGAAAATAGTTATTAAGGATTTAAACAAATATACCTGGAATTCAAAGTTTAAGATATAACTTTTAAGAAATAACTATCTGAAGAAGAATCAGATATTTATCTGTAATAAATCCTTATCTTTACCAGATACCATAGAtcagaagagagacaggaagtgaCGTGGTGAAAGATGTATCCAGCAAGCCCAAGACTGGGCAGGGCTCATCTTGGTGCTTCAACTTTCTTTGCTTCGGCTCATCCTAGTGAATCTTGCGGCAGCAATGGCCTGCCCCTCACACCAAACTCCATACGCATATATGGTCGCGCACAAGCCCTGGGGCTCATTAATCATCCCCATTTGTGTGCTTATGTGGACATCCATAGAGGAAAACATGGTAAGTACTGCTGAAAGATTTAATTCAAATACATAATATGAGATCAAAGTGTATGGTTAGTTGTTGAAGCTCTAAGAATGTGAATAATCCCTAGAAGGTAATCTGAAGAAAAGAATAGATTCAGGAATTATTGGAGTATCATGTATTTGTAGCAAATTCAATCCAATTATAAATCTTAGTGTATGAATTTTTTAGTACCTATAGgagtcttatttatttatctttgtatcttttcattttattcatttaaacAGATCATTTTGGTACTTTAAGAGGAAGGAATTAGTATTTGcaaattatttttcattcatatatgatGAGTTCAAAGGAGATTTCCATTTCagaaagaataatggtaatacaagAATACTATCGAATGAATTTACGTATGGCGGCAGAGAAGTATGAGCAGTTTAGAAATCAAAATGGATTAGCACAAGTGGCCCATCAGGTAAAGATATTGTACAGTATGATAAGTTATGGAAAAATACATTTACAGTCTTTttgacaaaaatgtatatatatttttatgactatgtatagataaatggatttaATTAATCTGTACTGCTTCTGTATGTCCTTGTAGAATTTTTGTGCAACCAATCACATATATTACAGGTCATTCAAGGGCTTGTATACCTCAACAACTTTGGAACTGTGAACTGCAGCTTGAGTCCAGACAATATCTTAATTGATCCATGGGGAAAGGCAAAGCTATACAATTATGGACTCTATTACATGACAGAAGCAGGCACAGCAGTTTCGTTTCCTCTTGGGTTAGTACAAAGCTCCatttccactatttttttttttttatcagttttaaaGTATTGTATAGTGTTGCTTTGTTGCATCATTCATTAACTTTTATTCAAAATgcatgttctaaaaaaaaaattgttgttagAGATCACAGTATAACTTTAATGTTTGATTGAAAACTGGACATAGTATGAACTGACTATTTCATTTTTAAACATTTAGAAATAGTCCAGTTCATAGGACTTATACTTGTAGGGTTGTGCAGTATACAGCACCGGAGGTACTGCTGCAGGGTGGGACCCAGGACAGTGGGACAGGCACTTCTACTGTGTCAGGCAATCCAGCTTGGGATGTCTGGTCTCTTGGCATAATTTTGGCTGAATTAGCTCTTGGCTGCAAGCTTTTTTCCAGGTAAATGTATGATTGAATAAACCTATGTTTGAAACAGACTATTATATAATGCTGAATTTTTTGAGTATAGAGAGATAGTAGGTTATATTTTTAACTCTCCTTTTTACCACAGGTATCCTAATCCTTGTGCTGGGTTCTGCTAAACTAATGACCTGTAGTTAAGTTTGGAAAAATGTTTTCATGTTTAAATTTCAGAACGGAAGGTGTAGAAAACATAGTAGGTGAAGTGTTGAAATTGACTCAAACAAATGATCCCCTTAAGTGTTTGGCCCAGATGCATGATGCTGTTGACAAACTTGATGTAAGTGTGAAATTTTAATGTTTTGATTGTCATTTGTAGTAAAATTTTCATGATGTGTAAAATGCTATAAATCAAATACATATTAGcacagaaatgtgtatatatattagaatgaactctatatattttatagaatTATATACTGTAAGTATATAGTGAGCTATGTAGATATTGGTTTCTGTGAGATAAtttagtttatcttttgttttgagaATGTAGTATTGTGGTCAGTAGTTATCACTGATACCAGAAAATTACAAGAGCATTATCCTTTTATCAAAAGTATTTTTATCTGACTTTTCCTTGGATGAATCGACCTTCATATTTAAACATTTATGATGAAAAAAGCCCAATTGAATTCTTGAAAACCCTTCTTTATACACAGGCTCTGAGCGAAGAAATGAGAAACTTCCTCTGTCAGTGTTTGACAGTTGATGCTGAAGAAAGACCTCTGCCACGCAACCTACTGTCTCACCCGCTCTTCCAGCCTTTCATCATTTCCGCTTCTCTTGTGCcaattcttcctcattttccagtCATTGATCCCTCTCTGTGCCTTGTTGACTTTGCACAGTACAAGGTATGTGTTTTCATTTTGCTTGGGTGAatatgagtgggtgtgtgagtgggttggatgcatgtgtgagtgagataAGTAGAAAATTGTACTGGTCTCCAAATGGATTATTTGATTTTATGGAAATTTTTGAaatagatataatcattatcttagaaGCTATCTCTTTCTCACCTACTTTTTTGCATAGTTGTGTTTTTGAAatatttatcattcttgttttatcACTTGTTTGAAAAGAtggtgttttctttattttaggcAAAATTGGGTGTTATGGAAGAAGATAAAGGTGAGATGCTGTTGGACTATCCTCTAATACAGGACTCAGAGGATTATCAGACCACACCTGTTGATGAGAATATGACATACAGGTATGCAAATTCTCTTTTGCTAGTATATTTagacttcctcccttccttccaattGGTAAGAGTGACTTTTATAGTTCTTTCTTGATATTTAGTTAGTGAGATTGTCTTTCCACTTATATTACAGTAATGTTACATATTTATCTCTTCATATGTatctgtgttattatcattatttttaatgatacatTGTTTAGATGgtcatgaaaagaaaatatacaccaaTATCAGTGGTGAAGTGGTAACTACTATTTTGTTTTCCTCAAAGCATGAACtttataatttcttatcattttatagGAAGTGCAAAAGAGATCAACTAAGTGAAAGAAGCATGAAGGAGATTTATTATATATGGCAACTAGCCGGTGGTAATGTTGAGCAAGAactgaaaaaacaaaaattgatCCGGACAAAGCCAGCCATATTAACATTGCCGTGGTATGTGTTCACTGACTTTATTGCAAAAGTGTAGTTTCTTGACGTGCATTTTCCGTGAAATTAGTGGTGTTTGAAACTCTTCTTATAGTATCCTTATTCCTTACCCCTTTAATATCATTTTGTTGATTGCAGTATAATGGGTGTTGAAGGAGAGGTCTTCGGTGGAGGTATGAATCGCCATCAGTTGTTGGAGGCAACGACAATCATTCTGCCTTTGCACAACTTGAGGAATAGGCTAGACCACATTCCCCCTGAAAAATATTATCCTCTTATAACACAGGGGTAAGTCTTTCATTTTTTGATTTATGATATAAGCGAAGttggttattatttgtatttgtgcTTATTATGGTCTAGGTGAATAAATTATCTTGAAattaaacacatataaatgttaGGCAGGTATCATTTTACTCATATTTTTGTACATTGTCTTAGTGAGTGCGGCACAGATGAACTAGAGACCAGCCAGCTTCCGTTAGTCATTAGAGAACGGGATGTGGAATACCAGTTCCATCGCTTATTGATCTTTGAGAGATTATTACAGGTAACAAGTCGAGgtatttttgcatttctttctatACATTGCTATCACTGATTTATGACTATatgatttctttttgtttgaaTTACTGTTTAATGTAATAACACAAGTTAAGGGAGTAAACAAGGATTGAGATGTAATTAGATAATATGAAATGGATGAATTGCTAAGGAGTGGGACTTGATATGTGAATGAACTTTAATCTgagttatttattcttttaggCCTATCCTTTCAAAGCTGAATGCATTCTAAAGGAAGCCAGGAAAGACATTCCGCCATTTTTTAGAGCCCTTGTTTGGGCATCTCTTCTGCGTGTTGATGGTGCTGTGGCACAGACATACCAGCAAGTGGACAAAGAAACCCCAACACCCACAGATAGACAGGTTATAATGTTACTTAGTTCTGTCTCTATTTTAGCAGTATTTTGTAGgtattgattatgatgaaattTTGGATGAGACACtggttttgtatttatatatgtgtatgtttgtatgtttatatctttctgtctctccttgttACATAATTTGTTATGCTATTTTATATAGTCACCAGTTTAACatgaattatatattatgtaagtatatTCATTAACAGATTGAAGTAGACATTCCTCGTTGCCATCA contains the following coding sequences:
- the LOC113823697 gene encoding TBC domain-containing protein kinase-like protein; translation: MYPASPRLGRAHLGASTFFASAHPSESCGSNGLPLTPNSIRIYGRAQALGLINHPHLCAYVDIHRGKHERIMVIQEYYRMNLRMAAEKYEQFRNQNGLAQVAHQVIQGLVYLNNFGTVNCSLSPDNILIDPWGKAKLYNYGLYYMTEAGTAVSFPLGVVQYTAPEVLLQGGTQDSGTGTSTVSGNPAWDVWSLGIILAELALGCKLFSRTEGVENIVGEVLKLTQTNDPLKCLAQMHDAVDKLDALSEEMRNFLCQCLTVDAEERPLPRNLLSHPLFQPFIISASLVPILPHFPVIDPSLCLVDFAQYKAKLGVMEEDKGEMLLDYPLIQDSEDYQTTPVDENMTYRKCKRDQLSERSMKEIYYIWQLAGGNVEQELKKQKLIRTKPAILTLPCIMGVEGEVFGGGMNRHQLLEATTIILPLHNLRNRLDHIPPEKYYPLITQGECGTDELETSQLPLVIRERDVEYQFHRLLIFERLLQAYPFKAECILKEARKDIPPFFRALVWASLLRVDGAVAQTYQQVDKETPTPTDRQIEVDIPRCHQYDELLSSPQGHAKFTRVLKAWVVSHPHLVYWQGLDSLCAPFLYLNFNNEALAYSCLCGFIDKYLHKFFLRDNSAVIQEYLAKFSHMIAFHDPQLFNHLDNIGFIPELYAIPWFLTMYTHVFPLHKIFLLWDTLLLGEASLPLCVGVAILRQLKDRLLQFGFNECILLFSDMPDIDMERVVRESVQVFCSTPPSVTFRQHEKPPVDTSKETSPSPHQTQANQDLVMDAVSVVELKSEKCPRVCGADILELLAQKRSRSGRAKVLVVDVRTSEEYARGTLSEAINLPAESSLTSENLLASGPQTDVLNSYRGKIIVVMGSRNNREQVNKFAESLLAQEFPRVCTLHKGVEVFRASGALMVPS